GCGATACGGGCATGTGCGGTGCGCCGATTCTCGCGGCGCGCGCCGCGCTTTATACCGGTGCCGGCAAGGTCCATGTCGCGTTGCTCGGCGCCGGCGGTCCGGCCTACGATCCGCCTCATCCCGAACTGATGCTGCATGCGATCGACGACCTGCCGCTCGACAGCATGGATGCGCTATCGATCGGCTGCGGCATGGGCCATGGCGAGCGGGCGACGCGCGTGCTGCACGACGTCTTGCCGCTCGATCTGCCGAAGCTCTTCGATGCCGACGCGCTGAATCTGCTCGCCCGCGATGCGTCGCTCGCGGCGGCGCTCGAGGCGCGCGGCTCGCGCGACAACGACCCGGCGATTCTTACACCGCATCCGCTCGAAGCCGCGCGCCTGCTCGGCATCGACGCGCCGGCCGTGCAGCGCGACCGGCTCGCCGCGGCGCGCGCGCTGACGCGCCGCTTTGCGAGCGTCGTGGTGCTGAAAGGGACCGGCACGGTCGTCGCGGCGCCGGACGGCCGCCTCGCGATCAATCCGACCGGCAATGCGGCGCTCGCGACGGGCGGCACCGGCGATGTGCTCGGCGGGATCATCGGCGCGCTGCTCGCGCAGGGCTTGCCGCGATACGAAGCGGCGCTCGCGGGCGTCTATCTGCATGGGCTCGCCGCGGATGCGCTCACAGCGCGCGGCGACGGTCCCGCCGGATGCACCGCGGGCGAACTCGCGCCGATGGTGCGCAAACTGCTGAACCGCCTGTTCTATCCCGCGCAGGGTTAGACGGCCCTGCCCAACCAGGCATGCAGCATCACACCGCATGCATGCGCGGCTGCAGCATCGGATACGTGAACAGCAGAAAGTGCGTCGCGTTGAGCGCGAAGTGCGCGAGCACCGCCGCGCGCAGTCCGCCGAAGCGGTAGGCAAGCCCATAGCCTAGCCCCGCGACCGCGCCGAACACGACCCACAGCCATCCGCCTCCCGGCAAATGCATGAGGCCGAACAGCACGGATGCGACGACGAGCGCGATCGTCTTGCCGAGCGGACGGCCGTCGAAGAGCCGCATCATGCCGCCTTGCAGATAGCCGCGAAAGAACGCTTCCTCGACGACCGACACGAGCAGCAGGTTGTTGACGAGAAAAAGCAAGGCATCGGCCGGCCACTTCGGCTCCCAGACGATGAGCCGCATCGCGAACGCGGTGCCGATGCAGACGAGCGCCGTCAAGAGCCACCCGCCGATGCCTGCGGCGAGCGCAAGCGTCGCATTCTGCGGCCCGCGTATCCAGCGAAACGTCAGCAGCAGCCAGAACGCCACGAGCGGCTTGTCGAGATTCAGATACATCGTGAACGGCAGCGCGTCGGCGGTAAAGCGCTCCGCATGAATCACGCGCGGATTATGAAAGC
The nucleotide sequence above comes from Paraburkholderia sp. SOS3. Encoded proteins:
- a CDS encoding CPBP family intramembrane glutamic endopeptidase codes for the protein MFVLSWVAIFLAVPATWLIERRAIGVALLVVGYGAAFVSGMLGAAALAAIVVLLVLAYAVLPPRPPAVRRVAHAVFIVIGVALILHWVPGFHNPRVIHAERFTADALPFTMYLNLDKPLVAFWLLLTFRWIRGPQNATLALAAGIGGWLLTALVCIGTAFAMRLIVWEPKWPADALLFLVNNLLLVSVVEEAFFRGYLQGGMMRLFDGRPLGKTIALVVASVLFGLMHLPGGGWLWVVFGAVAGLGYGLAYRFGGLRAAVLAHFALNATHFLLFTYPMLQPRMHAV